From one Bos indicus x Bos taurus breed Angus x Brahman F1 hybrid chromosome 7, Bos_hybrid_MaternalHap_v2.0, whole genome shotgun sequence genomic stretch:
- the PCDHB1 gene encoding protocadherin beta-1 produces the protein MATACKKLLQSRQVETLLLFLCLSVGGAATIRYSVAEEMESGSFVANVAKDLGLEVGKLAARGARLVSEGNKLHFRLHRKTGDLFVKEKLDRESLCGKADPCVLHFEVVLVEPLQSFRVEVRVFDINDNAPVFLNKEPLLRIPESTPLGSRFPLQSAQDLDVGLNGLQNYTLSANEYFHLHTRFRSNGPKYAELVLDKPLDREEQPEVNMTITAVDGGSPPKSGTAHIRVEVLDVNDHVPQFSRLVYRAQVPENSANGSLVATVTATDLDEGSNKEITYSLAQNPEVILQTFQIHSETGDVRLRGPLDFEAIETYDIDIQATDGGGLSAHSKVLVEVVDVNDNPPEVTVSSVSSPLPEDSPLQTVVALFSIRDRDIRVGGKITCFLKEDLPFAVKPTFRNSYSLVTDRGLDREAVSGYNITLVAMDTGPPTLSSETVIEVLISDINDNPPVFQEDSYILTVRENNSPAVFIGKVLAEDLDLGENAKVTYSLLPPKSGDLSVFAYISINSDNGKLYALRTMDYEAIQHFQFVVKATDGGFLSLSSQVTVRVVVLDDNDNRPMILYPLQNGTLPCNDLVPRSAEAGYLVTKVVAVDGDSGQNSWLSYHLFKATDLGLFSVQQQNGEIRTLRQVSERDPMMQKLVILVQDHGQPALSTTASLNILLVDGFSEPYLQFRDTFKHPTRVNPSTKYLVISLAVLSFLFLLSVTVIFIIHICQKIKHREKFTIQEHFYDDCNFSNNLVQGGASGPISQPCPYEMCSATGTSNNCSALLGRILQK, from the exons ATGGCGACTGCATGCAAAAAACTCCTGCAAAGCAGGCAAGTGGAAACTCTTCTCCTTTTTCTGTGCTTATCTGTGGGGGGTGCAGCAACCATTCGCTATTCGGTGGCAGAGGAGATGGAGAGTGGTTCATTTGTAGCTAATGTGGCTAAGGACCTGGGGCTGGAGGTAGGGAAGCTGGCTGCGCGCGGGGCGCGGCTTGTTTCCGAGGGCAATAAACTGCATTTCCGGCTCCACCGCAAAACAGGGGATCTGTTCGTGAAGGAGAAACTGGATCGGGAGTCACTCTGTGGCAAAGCCGACCCATGCGTTCTGCACTTTGAAGTAGTCCTGGTGGAGCCACTGCAGTCCTTTCGCGTGGAGGTCAGGGTATTTGATATCAATGACAATGCCCCGGTTTTCCTAAACAAGGAGCCTCTTTTAAGGATTCCGGAGAGCACCCCCCTGGGTTCACGGTTTCCTCTGCAGAGCGCCCAGGATCTGGACGTCGGCCTCAACGGTCTCCAAAACTACACCCTAAGCGCCAATGAGTATTTCCACCTGCACACCCGCTTCCGCAGCAACGGGCCCAAATACGCCGAACTAGTGCTGGATAAACCCCTGGATAGAGAGGAGCAGCCGGAAGTCAACATGACAATCACAGCTGTGGACGGAGGGTCTCCGCCCAAGTCTGGCACCGCCCACATCCGGGTGGAGGTTCTGGACGTCAATGATCACGTGCCCCAATTCTCTCGTCTGGTGTACCGCGCTCAGGTACCGGAAAATAGCGCCAACGGTTCCCTGGTGGCTACGGTGACTGCCACAGACCTGGACGAGGGCTCCAACAAGGAGATAACTTACTCTTTAGCTCAAAACCCAGAAGTAATTCTCCAGACATTTCAGATTCACTCTGAAACTGGAGATGTTCGACTAAGAGGGCCCCTAGATTTTGAAGCGATTGAAACATACGACATTGACATTCAAGCTACTGATGGAGGAGGCCTCTCTGCCCACAGCAAAGTCCTGGTGGAAGTGGTGGATGTTAATGACAATCCTCCTGAAGTTACAGTCTCCTCTGTATCCAGCCCTCTCCCTGAGGACTCTCCACTACAGACTGTCGTGGCCCTTTTCTCTATCCGAGACCGGGACATTCGAGTGGGAGGAAAAATCACCTGCTTCCTCAAAGAAGACCTTCCCTTTGCAGTCAAACCTACATTCCGGAACTCCTACTCACTGGTCACTGACAGAGGCTTGGATCGGGAGGCGGTCTCTGGCTATAATATCACCCTTGTTGCCATGGATACTGGACCACCCACTCTGTCCTCGGAGACTGTGATAGAGGTGCTAATATCAGACATTAATGACAACCCCCCAGTATTTCAGGAAGATTCCTACATCTTGACTGTTAGAGAAAACAACAGCCCTGCAGTTTTTATTGGCAAAGTCCTTGCTGAGGATCTAGATTTGGGTGAGAATGCCAAAGTAACATATTCCCTGTTGCCTCCAAAAAGTGGAGATCTATCAGTCTTTGCTTACATCTCCATAAATTCAGACAATGGGAAACTCTATGCACTGAGAACGATGGATTATGAGGCCATTCAACATTTCCAGTTTGTGGTAAAGGCAACTGATGGGGGCTTCCTGTCACTGAGTAGCCAGGTTACTGTCAGAGTGGTTGTCCTGGATGACAATGATAACCGCCCAATGATCCTGTACCCATTGCAAAATGGCACTTTACCCTGCAATGACCTGGTGCCCAGGTCTGCAGAGGCAGGCTACCTGGTGACCAAGGTGGTGGCAGTGGATGGTGACTCGGGTCAGAATTCTTGGCTTTCATATCATCTATTTAAAGCCACTGACCTTGGGTTATTCTCTGTTCAGCAACAAAATGGGGAAATCCGTACATTGCGGCAGGTATCTGAGAGAGACCCCATGATGCAGAAACTGGTCATCCTTGTTCAGGATCATGGCCAACCAGCTCTTTCTACTACTGCCTCACTTAACATTCTCCTGGTAGATGGCTTTTCTGAGCCCTATCTGCAGTTTCGGGATACATTTAAGCATCCTACAAGGGTAAATCCATCCACTAAATATTTAGTCATTTCTCTGGCtgtgctttcctttctctttcttctctctgtcacAGTGATCTTCATTATACATATCTGCCAGAAGATTAAACACAGAGAAAAGTTTACAATTCAAGAGCATTTCTATGATGACTGCAATTTCTCTAACAACCTGGTACAAGGAGGAGCCAGTGGACCAATATCGCAGCCTTGTCCCTATGAGATGTGCTCAGCCACTGGCACTAGCAATA ATTGTTCTGCATTACTGGGAAGAATATTACAGAAATGA